The following proteins are encoded in a genomic region of Trueperaceae bacterium:
- a CDS encoding cellulase family glycosylhydrolase produces the protein MTQRFVQGVNYWPRRKAMAWWSDFDAGEVREEFAQIADLGLEIVRIFLLWDDWQPDPDRVPTRRLHELEATLDAAHDAGLRLDVTFFVGHMSGPNWVPRWLLDDAAPLPSPRPRVSAGRATTASYRNPFHDPVALAAETTLLQAVVGAFAQHDALWAWNLGNEPDLFARPRDAAAGRAWTRRMVEVVRAVDPHHPVTLGLHADALLGEVGLRPHDVFAETDLAVMHAYPAYLSMARGPLDPDLVPFLNALTRALTGGMPVWMEEWGGCTAAPGERSHVATWPGPDGPYTQFMASEADLAAYVETVLAKLVEVGAPGSMTWNYADYDPALTDRPPLDTTGHERTFGLVRADGTPKPHADVVRRVAADPPTVPETPARVVDLDVTPEAYHADPARHAARLYRRYLERYDPDRVDATFAGSDA, from the coding sequence GTGACGCAGCGCTTCGTGCAGGGCGTGAACTACTGGCCGCGGCGCAAGGCGATGGCGTGGTGGAGCGACTTCGACGCCGGCGAGGTCCGCGAGGAGTTCGCGCAGATCGCCGACCTCGGGCTCGAGATCGTCCGGATCTTCCTGCTGTGGGACGACTGGCAGCCCGACCCCGACCGCGTCCCGACCCGCCGCCTGCACGAGCTCGAAGCGACCCTCGACGCCGCCCACGACGCCGGCCTCCGCCTGGACGTGACGTTCTTCGTCGGGCACATGAGCGGCCCCAACTGGGTGCCGCGGTGGCTGCTGGACGACGCCGCACCGCTGCCCTCGCCCCGCCCGCGCGTGAGCGCGGGGCGGGCGACGACGGCGTCGTACCGCAACCCGTTCCACGACCCGGTCGCCCTCGCCGCGGAAACGACGCTTCTGCAAGCCGTGGTGGGCGCCTTCGCGCAGCACGACGCGCTGTGGGCGTGGAACCTCGGCAACGAACCCGACCTGTTCGCCCGACCGCGCGACGCGGCGGCGGGGCGCGCCTGGACCCGCCGAATGGTGGAGGTCGTCCGCGCCGTCGACCCGCACCACCCCGTCACGCTGGGGCTGCACGCCGACGCGCTCCTCGGCGAGGTCGGGCTCCGCCCGCACGACGTGTTCGCCGAGACCGACCTGGCGGTCATGCACGCCTACCCGGCGTACCTGTCGATGGCCCGCGGTCCGCTGGACCCCGACCTCGTGCCGTTCCTGAACGCCCTCACGCGCGCCCTGACCGGCGGGATGCCGGTCTGGATGGAGGAGTGGGGGGGCTGCACCGCCGCGCCGGGCGAACGCTCGCACGTCGCGACGTGGCCCGGCCCCGACGGGCCCTACACGCAGTTCATGGCGTCGGAGGCCGACCTCGCGGCGTACGTCGAGACGGTCCTCGCGAAGCTGGTCGAGGTCGGGGCGCCCGGGTCGATGACGTGGAACTACGCCGACTACGACCCCGCCCTCACCGACCGCCCACCGCTGGACACGACCGGGCACGAACGGACCTTCGGCCTGGTGCGCGCCGACGGCACCCCCAAACCCCACGCCGACGTCGTGCGGCGGGTCGCCGCCGACCCCCCCACCGTGCCCGAGACGCCCGCCCGCGTCGTCGACCTGGACGTCACGCCGGAGGCGTACCACGCCGATCCCGCCCGTCACGCCGCGCGGCTCTACCGCCGCTACCTGGAGCGCTACGACCCCGACCGGGTCGACGCGACGTTCGCCGGGAGCGACGCGTGA
- a CDS encoding alpha-D-ribose 1-methylphosphonate 5-phosphate C-P-lyase PhnJ, whose translation MSVDANFAFLDEGSKREIRRAALKAVAIPGYQVPFASREMPIARGWGTGGLQLTLALIGRDDVLKVIDQGSDESVNAVNIKALVQATTGVATCEDTGEATLVQSRHRIPERPLRRNQILVLQVPIPEPLRRVEPRESVTKRLHAEADYAGAYLQLFERIVRHGDASAGADHPVRVDGRYVMAPSPVPRFDNPKLHRAEALVLLGAGREKKIYAVPPHTDVASLAFDDHPFRVEDVAGRACAACGATGVFLDEVEGDDGTATFLCNDTAECRARRVGAAPSGGGP comes from the coding sequence GTGAGCGTCGATGCGAACTTCGCCTTCCTCGACGAGGGCTCGAAGCGCGAGATCCGGCGCGCGGCGTTGAAGGCGGTGGCGATCCCCGGCTACCAGGTGCCGTTCGCGTCGCGCGAGATGCCGATCGCGCGCGGGTGGGGCACCGGGGGGCTGCAACTGACGTTGGCGTTGATCGGGCGCGACGACGTCCTCAAGGTCATCGACCAGGGCAGCGACGAAAGCGTCAACGCCGTCAACATCAAGGCCCTCGTGCAGGCCACGACCGGCGTCGCGACGTGCGAGGACACCGGCGAAGCGACCCTCGTCCAGTCGCGGCACCGCATCCCCGAGCGACCGCTCCGGCGGAACCAGATCCTCGTGCTGCAGGTGCCGATCCCCGAGCCGTTGCGGCGGGTCGAGCCGCGCGAGAGCGTCACGAAACGCCTGCACGCCGAAGCGGACTACGCGGGGGCGTACCTGCAGCTGTTCGAGCGGATCGTGCGGCACGGCGACGCATCGGCCGGTGCGGATCACCCCGTGCGGGTCGATGGGCGCTACGTGATGGCACCGAGCCCGGTCCCGCGCTTCGACAACCCGAAGCTGCACCGGGCCGAGGCGTTGGTGCTGCTCGGGGCGGGCCGGGAGAAGAAGATCTACGCGGTGCCGCCTCACACCGACGTCGCCTCGTTGGCCTTCGACGACCACCCGTTCCGGGTCGAGGACGTCGCGGGGCGCGCCTGCGCGGCGTGCGGGGCGACCGGCGTGTTCCTCGACGAGGTGGAGGGGGACGACGGGACGGCGACGTTCCTGTGCAACGACACCGCCGAATGCCGCGCGCGGCGCGTGGGCGCCGCACCGTCGGGGGGCGGGCCGTGA
- a CDS encoding phosphonate C-P lyase system protein PhnG, which produces MHDDATRPQGASAAAWPRRERTRVLVEGDPALRRAFADEIRAAYATEEPPATRGLAMIDLRETAQRTRFLMGEVLIQEATARVAGTLGRGLIRGDDPAAATDLAVVDAALRAGLPETASWAARLRAEDARLAARRAAEAAVLRRTKVRFDVMQEEDPT; this is translated from the coding sequence GTGCACGACGACGCGACACGACCGCAGGGGGCCTCCGCGGCCGCGTGGCCCCGCCGCGAACGCACCCGCGTCCTCGTCGAGGGCGATCCCGCGCTGCGGCGGGCATTCGCGGACGAGATCCGCGCGGCGTACGCGACCGAGGAACCGCCGGCCACGCGGGGGTTGGCGATGATCGACCTGCGCGAGACGGCGCAGCGCACGCGTTTCCTGATGGGGGAGGTCCTGATTCAGGAGGCGACCGCCCGCGTCGCCGGCACCCTCGGGCGCGGCCTGATCCGGGGCGACGACCCGGCGGCCGCCACCGACCTCGCCGTCGTCGACGCCGCCCTGCGCGCGGGCCTGCCGGAGACCGCCTCGTGGGCGGCGCGCCTGCGCGCCGAGGACGCCCGGCTGGCCGCCCGACGGGCGGCGGAGGCCGCCGTGTTGCGCCGCACGAAGGTCCGCTTCGACGTCATGCAGGAGGAGGACCCCACGTGA
- a CDS encoding alpha-D-ribose 1-methylphosphonate 5-triphosphate diphosphatase codes for MTRDLAPTRAAVDDAPRRWRLHGGRVVTPDAVLDGAVVRVEGRHVASVEAVEAAPSEADEVDVDLAGAYLLPGLIDVHADYIEHMAAPRPTAMLNFRFALREAERELITHGITTMFHSLALYGFDAFATNPVRRPGPTRALIDVVHASHRFEHVLHHRLHARLEIDDAGRVEELAGYLRAGKVHLLSFMDHTPGQGQYRDLEAFREAVKGYGTLDDAGVDALIARSRDRALLDADTLAALARVATEHGVAVASHDDDGEAKVDLAASFGTTISEFPITLDVARYARAKGLHTVAGAPNVLLGGSHSGNLSAEAAVLDGAVDVLCSDYYPAALLRAIFALHARHGGDLARFVRLATTNAAVATRIDHETGALVPGLRADLIAVHVLGDGSPAVTDAFAAGAPVYRARYRTHP; via the coding sequence ATGACCCGCGACCTCGCCCCCACCCGCGCCGCCGTCGACGACGCGCCCCGCCGCTGGCGCCTGCACGGCGGCCGCGTCGTCACGCCCGACGCCGTCCTCGACGGCGCGGTCGTCCGCGTCGAGGGTCGCCACGTCGCCTCGGTCGAGGCGGTCGAGGCGGCCCCCTCGGAGGCCGACGAGGTCGACGTCGACCTCGCGGGCGCGTACCTCCTGCCGGGCTTGATCGACGTCCACGCCGACTACATCGAGCACATGGCGGCGCCCCGCCCGACCGCGATGCTGAACTTCCGGTTCGCGTTGCGCGAGGCGGAGCGGGAGTTGATCACGCACGGCATCACGACGATGTTCCACAGCCTCGCGCTGTACGGGTTCGACGCCTTCGCGACGAACCCGGTGCGGCGGCCGGGGCCGACGAGGGCGTTGATCGACGTCGTGCACGCTTCGCACCGGTTCGAGCACGTGCTGCATCACCGCCTGCACGCCCGGTTGGAGATCGACGACGCCGGCCGCGTCGAGGAGCTCGCCGGCTACCTCCGGGCCGGCAAGGTGCACCTGCTGTCGTTCATGGACCACACCCCCGGCCAGGGGCAGTACCGCGACCTGGAGGCGTTCCGGGAGGCGGTGAAGGGCTACGGGACCCTCGACGATGCGGGCGTCGACGCGCTGATCGCCCGCAGCCGCGACCGCGCGCTGCTGGACGCCGACACCCTCGCCGCGCTCGCGCGGGTGGCGACGGAGCACGGCGTGGCGGTCGCGTCGCACGACGACGACGGCGAAGCGAAGGTCGACCTCGCGGCGAGCTTCGGGACCACGATCAGCGAATTCCCCATCACCCTCGACGTTGCGCGCTACGCCCGAGCGAAGGGCCTGCACACGGTCGCGGGCGCCCCCAACGTGCTGCTCGGGGGGTCGCACTCGGGGAACCTGTCGGCGGAGGCGGCGGTCCTCGACGGGGCGGTCGACGTGTTGTGCAGCGACTACTACCCCGCCGCCCTGCTGCGCGCGATCTTCGCGTTGCACGCTCGGCACGGCGGCGACCTCGCCCGCTTCGTGCGGCTCGCGACGACGAACGCCGCGGTCGCGACCCGCATCGATCACGAGACCGGCGCGCTGGTGCCGGGCCTACGCGCGGACCTGATCGCCGTGCACGTCCTCGGGGACGGCTCGCCGGCCGTCACCGACGCCTTCGCCGCCGGGGCGCCGGTCTACCGCGCCCGCTACCGCACGCACCCCTGA
- a CDS encoding ATP-binding cassette domain-containing protein, protein MSAPVLRVERLHRRYGAGCPACRGEGAALDRNRCPACGAVHAVRDVSFEVHDGEVLGIVGESGSGKSTLLNALAFDDAPTSGAAYLAGYEGGAANVFDANRRARRRIRNELLGKVYQHPAAGLRMQVSALANVAEKMIAAGERRVGVMDARARELLDATRIPAARVGEPPQRFSGGMQQRVQIAKALATRPPLVLLDEVTTGLDLSVQARVLDLVKTIQRDLGVAMVLVSHDLAVVRMLADRTLVMLDGVVVERGLTDQILEDPQHPYTQELVYSLV, encoded by the coding sequence GTGAGTGCGCCGGTGCTGCGCGTCGAGCGGCTGCACCGGCGCTACGGCGCGGGGTGTCCCGCCTGCCGTGGCGAGGGGGCGGCGCTGGACCGTAACCGCTGTCCCGCCTGCGGGGCGGTGCACGCGGTGCGCGACGTATCGTTCGAGGTGCACGACGGCGAGGTGCTCGGCATCGTCGGGGAGAGCGGGAGCGGCAAATCGACGCTGCTGAACGCGTTGGCGTTCGACGACGCCCCGACGTCCGGCGCGGCCTACCTGGCGGGGTACGAGGGGGGTGCGGCGAACGTGTTCGACGCCAACCGGCGGGCGCGCCGGCGCATCCGCAACGAGCTGCTCGGCAAGGTCTACCAGCACCCGGCGGCGGGCCTGCGCATGCAGGTGAGCGCCCTCGCGAACGTCGCGGAGAAGATGATCGCCGCCGGTGAGCGCCGCGTCGGCGTGATGGACGCGCGCGCCCGGGAGCTGCTGGACGCGACGCGCATCCCCGCGGCGCGCGTCGGCGAGCCGCCGCAGCGGTTCTCGGGCGGCATGCAGCAGCGCGTGCAGATCGCCAAGGCGCTCGCGACCCGCCCCCCGCTGGTGCTGCTCGACGAGGTCACGACGGGGCTCGACCTGTCGGTCCAGGCCCGCGTCCTGGACCTCGTCAAGACGATCCAGCGGGACCTGGGGGTCGCGATGGTGCTCGTCTCGCACGACCTGGCGGTCGTGCGGATGCTCGCCGACCGGACCCTCGTGATGCTGGACGGCGTCGTCGTCGAGCGCGGCCTGACCGATCAGATCCTCGAGGACCCCCAACACCCCTATACCCAGGAGCTCGTGTACTCGCTGGTATGA
- a CDS encoding carbon-phosphorus lyase complex subunit PhnI, translating into MGYVAVKGGRDAIVASQARLTYERLAEGRVLDVADVRAGLRGAIDQVMSEASLYDEDVAALALKQAEGSPEEAVFLLRAFRSTLPRLHHTRTADTRPMHVERRISATFKDVPGGQLLGASYDYVHRLLDPDLRFETDADARAWLARWRAEAEAAASAVGTPEGGDAEAGEGPDGASDALPKVLDYLRTEGLMEARADDDRAPGDVTKAALSFPAGRSRRLQVLTRGQTGVVTALGYASLRGFGPMLHPTVGELRVGRQPLSVPDPDAVADQIDDPEEDHYLGTVRLTEVETVVPVAVSAAGPQDAERTALGFDLGYGACFGRNETKAIAMSLLDQTLEHPDPRAPTHDEEFVLLHVDAVEASGFISHLKLPHYVTFQSELDAVRRTRAAALGGAGDADDAGVAGDAPDAPTDGEGTP; encoded by the coding sequence GTGGGGTACGTCGCCGTCAAGGGTGGCCGCGACGCGATCGTCGCGTCGCAGGCGCGCCTGACGTACGAGCGGTTGGCGGAGGGACGCGTCCTCGACGTCGCGGACGTCCGGGCGGGCCTGCGCGGGGCGATCGATCAGGTGATGAGCGAAGCGAGCCTCTACGACGAGGACGTCGCCGCGCTCGCCCTCAAGCAGGCGGAGGGCAGCCCCGAGGAGGCGGTATTCCTGTTGCGCGCGTTCCGCTCGACGCTGCCACGTCTCCACCACACCCGCACCGCCGACACGCGCCCCATGCACGTCGAGCGACGGATCTCCGCGACGTTCAAGGACGTGCCCGGCGGACAGCTGTTGGGCGCGAGCTATGACTACGTCCACCGGCTCCTCGATCCCGACCTGCGCTTTGAAACCGACGCGGACGCGCGGGCGTGGCTGGCCCGCTGGCGCGCCGAAGCGGAAGCCGCCGCGTCGGCCGTCGGGACCCCGGAGGGTGGGGACGCGGAGGCCGGGGAGGGCCCGGACGGCGCGTCGGACGCGCTGCCGAAGGTCCTCGATTACCTCCGGACCGAGGGGTTGATGGAGGCTCGCGCCGACGACGACCGTGCGCCGGGCGACGTCACGAAGGCGGCGTTGTCGTTCCCGGCGGGGCGCAGCCGCCGGCTGCAGGTCCTTACGCGCGGCCAGACCGGCGTCGTGACGGCGCTCGGGTACGCCTCGTTGCGCGGGTTCGGGCCGATGCTCCACCCGACCGTCGGGGAGTTGCGGGTGGGCCGGCAACCCCTGAGTGTGCCCGACCCCGACGCCGTCGCGGACCAGATCGACGACCCGGAGGAGGACCACTACCTGGGGACGGTCCGCCTCACCGAGGTGGAGACCGTCGTCCCGGTCGCGGTCTCCGCCGCGGGGCCGCAGGACGCGGAGCGCACGGCGCTCGGCTTCGACCTCGGCTACGGCGCCTGCTTCGGGCGCAACGAAACGAAGGCGATCGCGATGAGCCTGCTGGACCAGACGCTCGAGCATCCCGACCCGCGCGCCCCGACGCACGACGAGGAGTTCGTGCTGCTGCACGTCGACGCGGTCGAGGCCAGCGGCTTCATTTCGCACCTGAAGCTCCCGCACTACGTGACGTTCCAGTCGGAGCTCGATGCGGTGCGGCGCACCCGCGCCGCGGCGTTGGGGGGCGCAGGGGATGCGGACGACGCGGGGGTCGCGGGCGACGCCCCCGACGCGCCCACCGACGGGGAGGGAACGCCGTGA
- a CDS encoding NAD-dependent epimerase/dehydratase family protein, translating to MSAPLHLVLGTGALGAWTARALRAKGHAVRAVNRSGARPPLLPDEVEVVALDARDGDALHAAAAGARTIIDAADVPAPERTEALPALRAAASAAAAAHDATLLAIEPLTLYDPAPPVNEESRVAPAGPRGALQARLAEDLAAAHAAGRVRAVTLRTAEAYGPGVARSSFGDALFGPLEAGRAVRWIGEPDVPQAVAYAPDVGRAAAELATYASALGRTWIAPHAPAVPPRAFLRAAAEAADLDAPRMRAVGPLALRLAAWFRRDARAALETLPARMTAFHVDARRIDAVYALKATRLELGIAATVAWRRDGTLEGAAPFLR from the coding sequence GTGAGCGCGCCGCTGCACCTCGTGCTCGGGACCGGCGCGCTCGGCGCCTGGACGGCGCGCGCCCTCCGGGCCAAGGGGCACGCCGTGCGGGCGGTGAACCGCAGCGGCGCCCGTCCCCCGCTCCTGCCCGACGAGGTCGAGGTCGTCGCGCTGGACGCGCGCGACGGCGACGCGCTGCACGCCGCCGCGGCGGGCGCCCGCACGATCATCGACGCCGCCGACGTCCCCGCGCCCGAGCGGACGGAGGCGCTGCCCGCGCTACGGGCGGCCGCCAGCGCCGCCGCCGCGGCCCACGACGCGACGCTCCTCGCCATCGAACCGCTCACCCTCTACGACCCCGCCCCGCCGGTGAACGAAGAGAGTCGCGTCGCGCCCGCCGGACCTCGCGGCGCCCTGCAGGCCCGCCTCGCGGAGGACCTCGCCGCGGCGCACGCCGCGGGCCGGGTCCGCGCCGTCACCCTCCGCACGGCGGAGGCGTACGGGCCCGGCGTCGCGCGCTCGTCGTTCGGGGACGCGCTGTTCGGTCCGCTCGAAGCCGGTCGGGCGGTGCGGTGGATCGGGGAACCGGACGTCCCGCAGGCGGTGGCGTACGCCCCCGACGTCGGTCGCGCCGCCGCGGAGCTCGCGACGTACGCGTCGGCGCTCGGGCGCACCTGGATCGCGCCGCACGCCCCCGCCGTCCCGCCGCGCGCGTTCCTGCGCGCCGCGGCGGAGGCCGCCGACCTCGACGCCCCGCGCATGCGCGCCGTCGGCCCGCTCGCGCTGCGCCTCGCGGCGTGGTTCCGGCGCGACGCGCGCGCGGCGCTCGAGACGCTGCCGGCACGGATGACGGCGTTCCACGTCGACGCCCGCCGCATCGACGCCGTCTACGCCCTCAAAGCCACGCGCCTCGAGCTCGGGATCGCCGCGACCGTCGCCTGGCGCCGCGACGGCACCCTCGAGGGCGCCGCGCCGTTCCTGCGCTGA
- the phnH gene encoding phosphonate C-P lyase system protein PhnH, which produces MSFDPVHDLQAAFRTLLDAFARPGTVHDLAPIARRLPGPEGAAPRGAWGVVTRTLLDADAPFAVAADAPAGFARAVREATGAPVVPLDDAGHVLVPDPTSDPAPLLRTARRGTLEDPHLGATVLLAVERLYGDGPRGAEAAGATGYRLEGPGVDGTRSVWVAHPHAWAPARDAAVADVPLGVDVLLLDAEDRIAAIPRSSHPIAGGGP; this is translated from the coding sequence GTGAGCTTCGATCCGGTCCACGACCTGCAGGCCGCCTTCCGGACGCTGCTCGACGCCTTCGCGCGACCCGGCACCGTGCACGACCTCGCACCGATCGCGCGGCGCCTCCCCGGGCCGGAGGGCGCCGCCCCGCGCGGGGCGTGGGGCGTCGTCACCCGCACGCTGCTCGACGCCGACGCCCCGTTCGCGGTGGCGGCGGACGCCCCGGCGGGGTTCGCGCGGGCGGTGCGCGAAGCGACCGGCGCTCCGGTCGTTCCCCTCGACGACGCGGGGCACGTCCTGGTGCCCGACCCCACGAGCGATCCCGCGCCGCTCCTCCGCACCGCTCGCCGCGGGACGCTCGAGGACCCCCACCTCGGGGCGACGGTGCTGCTGGCGGTCGAGCGGCTGTACGGCGACGGCCCGCGCGGTGCGGAGGCGGCCGGCGCGACCGGGTACCGCCTCGAGGGGCCCGGCGTCGACGGGACGCGGTCGGTGTGGGTCGCGCACCCCCACGCCTGGGCGCCGGCCCGCGACGCGGCGGTGGCGGACGTCCCGCTCGGGGTGGACGTCCTGCTCCTGGACGCCGAGGACCGCATCGCCGCGATCCCGCGCAGCAGCCACCCGATCGCCGGCGGGGGGCCCTGA
- the phnL gene encoding phosphonate C-P lyase system protein PhnL, with the protein MSPPILRLEAVTKTFTVHALGTRIEAVKDVGFDVEEGAFVGLTGRSGSGKSTVLKLVYRTYRPQSGSIRYRSAGFGEVDLAEADDRTVLALRRGEIGYVSQFLRVVPRTTARDVVAAAALEAGATVDAAAAETERLLAHFELPEALWDTYPQTFSGGEKLRLNVARAMVKRPRILLLDEPTASLDAPSKRKVADLLGRLKAEGTTMLGIFHDLAFMRDLADREIAMEPGVRVS; encoded by the coding sequence GTGAGCCCGCCCATCCTGCGGCTGGAGGCGGTCACGAAGACGTTCACGGTGCACGCGCTCGGAACGCGGATCGAGGCGGTCAAGGACGTCGGCTTCGACGTCGAGGAGGGCGCCTTCGTGGGGTTGACCGGCCGGAGCGGGAGCGGCAAGTCGACGGTGCTGAAGTTGGTGTACCGCACGTACCGTCCGCAGAGCGGATCGATCCGCTACCGCTCCGCGGGGTTCGGCGAGGTGGATCTGGCGGAGGCCGACGACCGCACGGTGCTGGCGTTGCGGCGCGGCGAGATCGGCTACGTCAGCCAGTTCCTGCGCGTCGTGCCGCGCACGACGGCGCGCGACGTGGTCGCCGCCGCCGCCCTGGAGGCGGGCGCGACGGTGGACGCCGCGGCGGCGGAGACCGAACGGTTGTTGGCGCACTTCGAGCTGCCCGAGGCGCTCTGGGACACCTACCCGCAGACGTTCTCCGGGGGGGAGAAGCTGCGGCTGAACGTCGCGCGGGCGATGGTGAAGCGGCCGCGCATCCTGCTTCTCGACGAGCCGACGGCGAGCCTCGACGCGCCCAGCAAACGCAAGGTCGCGGACCTGCTCGGGCGCCTGAAGGCGGAGGGCACCACGATGCTGGGGATCTTCCACGACCTGGCGTTCATGCGCGACCTCGCCGACCGGGAGATCGCCATGGAGCCCGGCGTCCGGGTGTCCTGA
- a CDS encoding type II toxin-antitoxin system VapC family toxin, producing the protein MIVLDTEVLTELMRAEPDDAVVRWLDAYPLREIGTTAVSVSEVLTGLGTLPEGERKRALLTAAGDVFDDYFAGRIHPFGPAEAVEYADVVARRERLGRPISRANAQIAAICRTRGGTLATRSPDAFGDTGVDVVDPWQGGA; encoded by the coding sequence GTGATCGTGCTCGACACCGAGGTGCTGACCGAACTCATGCGCGCGGAGCCGGACGACGCCGTCGTGCGGTGGCTCGACGCCTACCCTCTGCGCGAGATCGGCACGACCGCCGTGTCGGTCTCCGAGGTCCTCACCGGCCTCGGGACGCTGCCCGAGGGCGAACGCAAACGGGCGTTGTTGACGGCGGCCGGCGACGTCTTCGACGACTACTTCGCCGGCCGCATCCACCCCTTCGGCCCCGCGGAAGCCGTCGAGTACGCCGACGTCGTCGCCCGCCGGGAGCGCCTCGGGCGGCCGATCTCCCGCGCGAACGCGCAGATCGCCGCGATCTGCCGCACCCGCGGCGGGACGCTGGCGACGCGCAGCCCCGACGCGTTCGGGGACACCGGGGTCGACGTCGTCGACCCGTGGCAGGGCGGCGCCTGA